A window of the Tiliqua scincoides isolate rTilSci1 chromosome 5, rTilSci1.hap2, whole genome shotgun sequence genome harbors these coding sequences:
- the TCAIM gene encoding T-cell activation inhibitor, mitochondrial isoform X1, producing MFCHWGTVRRLSVKKLPLKHVIRARAFSGADAVNALRPFYFAVHPDFFGQHPREREINENSLKRLNGYLENLQKPGFRSFKPTTLTFYVREKEHNPSDVQESFGASGFRAVRFTLRTRDLLSTVLDILNACSLSTKHVQSLNDNTDIRSNQGTQRTFHRPIKWDKTYYSFTGFKDPEEELEQAQRMETTLSSWLDNNAESAVKKLKNSLPLRKELDRLKGELSRQLHLSDIRWQRSWGIAHRCSQLHSLSRLAQQSPEALRNAKGHTVIFTDRSGMSATGYIMLGTMDVHHHWTKVFERLPSYATLQRKGLLLEDRISHLLGGIQITYMEDLQPMLMLEEYYSVLDGFYNRVRNSRLSFHPHSLRGLQMILESDRYAPNLHELGHFIIPTVCDPATLQWFIIAKAQQAREKLKRKEESKVLEKELIKTSAEKLSLQRLYKEPSVSSVQMIHSCNKLLEESLPSLQGMHLCISHFYSVLQDGDLCIPWNWKS from the exons ATGTTTTGCCATTGGGGTACAGTGAGGAG gttGTCTGTCAAAAAACTACCACTGAAGCATGTAATAAGGGCAAGAGCTTTCTCAGGGGCTGATGCTGTGAATGCCCTGCGACCATTCTATTTTGCAGTACATCCAGATTTCTTTGGCCAGCATCCCAGGGAGAgg GAAATCAAtgaaaattctttgaaaagattaAATGGATATTTGGAGAATCTCCAGAAACCAGGCTTCAGGTCTTTTAAACCAACCACGCTCACTTTTTATGTACGAGAAAAAGAACACAATCCTTCCGATGTCCAGGAATCATTTGGTGCTTCAG GTTTTCGAGCAGTCCGTTTCACTTTGCGCACCAGGGACCTACTAAGCACGGTACTGGACATCCTGAATGCCTGTAGCTTATCTACCAAACATGTCCAAAGCTTGAATGACAATACAGATATTCGGTCTAACCAAGGAACACAAAGAACATTCCACAGGCCTATCAAATGGGACAAGACTTATTACTCTTTTACAGGATTCAAGGATCCTGAGGAAGAACTTGAGCAAGCCCAGAGGATGGAAACAACTTTGAG TTCCTGGTTAGATAATAATGCAGAGAGTGCAGTGAAGAAGCTGAAGAATAGCTTGCCACTCAGGAAGGAACTAGACCGTTTGAAAGGTGAACTCTCTCGTCAGCTACACCTCTCTGATATTAG ATGGCAGAGGAGCTGGGGTATTGCTCATCGGTGTAGCCAGCTACATAGTCTAAGTCGGTTAGCTCAACAGAGCCCAGAAGCACTAAGGAATGCAAAAG GACACACAGTGATATTTACAGACCGTTCAGGTATGAGTGCAACAGGCTACATTATGCTAGGAACGATGGATGTCCACCACCACTGGACCAAA GTTTTTGAGAGATTGCCAAGTTATGCCACACTTCAAAGAAAAGGGCTGCTTTTGGAGGACCGCATAAGCCATCTCTTAGGAGGCATACAGATAACTTACATGGAAGATCTGCAGCCAATGCTGATGCTTGAAGAGTATTATTCTGTTCTCGATGGTTTTTATAACAGAGTACGTAACAGCAGGCTTTCGTTTCACCCTCATAGTCTGCGAGGATTGCAAATGATTCTGGAGAG TGACAGGTATGCGCCAAACCTGCATGAACTCGGACACTTTATCATCCCAACAGTGTGTGATCCAGCAACCCTCCAGTGGTTTATCATTGCCAAAGCACAACAAGCAAGAGAAAAATTGAAAAGGAAGGAAGa GTCAAAGGTGCTAGAAAAGGAGCTGATCAAGACTTCTGCTGAGAAACTTTCTCTTCAGCGGCTCTACAAGGAGCCCAGTGTTTCCAGCGTGCAGATGATACATTCGTGCAATAAACTGTTGGAGGAGTCTCTGCCATCCCTGCAAGGCATGCATCTCTGCATTTCCCACTTCTATTCTGTGCTGCAGGATGGAGACCTCTGTATCCCCTGGAACTGGAAAAGCTGA
- the TCAIM gene encoding T-cell activation inhibitor, mitochondrial isoform X2, translated as MFCHWGTVRRLSVKKLPLKHVIRARAFSGADAVNALRPFYFAVHPDFFGQHPREREINENSLKRLNGYLENLQKPGFRSFKPTTLTFYVREKEHNPSDVQESFGASGFKDPEEELEQAQRMETTLSSWLDNNAESAVKKLKNSLPLRKELDRLKGELSRQLHLSDIRWQRSWGIAHRCSQLHSLSRLAQQSPEALRNAKGHTVIFTDRSGMSATGYIMLGTMDVHHHWTKVFERLPSYATLQRKGLLLEDRISHLLGGIQITYMEDLQPMLMLEEYYSVLDGFYNRVRNSRLSFHPHSLRGLQMILESDRYAPNLHELGHFIIPTVCDPATLQWFIIAKAQQAREKLKRKEESKVLEKELIKTSAEKLSLQRLYKEPSVSSVQMIHSCNKLLEESLPSLQGMHLCISHFYSVLQDGDLCIPWNWKS; from the exons ATGTTTTGCCATTGGGGTACAGTGAGGAG gttGTCTGTCAAAAAACTACCACTGAAGCATGTAATAAGGGCAAGAGCTTTCTCAGGGGCTGATGCTGTGAATGCCCTGCGACCATTCTATTTTGCAGTACATCCAGATTTCTTTGGCCAGCATCCCAGGGAGAgg GAAATCAAtgaaaattctttgaaaagattaAATGGATATTTGGAGAATCTCCAGAAACCAGGCTTCAGGTCTTTTAAACCAACCACGCTCACTTTTTATGTACGAGAAAAAGAACACAATCCTTCCGATGTCCAGGAATCATTTGGTGCTTCAG GATTCAAGGATCCTGAGGAAGAACTTGAGCAAGCCCAGAGGATGGAAACAACTTTGAG TTCCTGGTTAGATAATAATGCAGAGAGTGCAGTGAAGAAGCTGAAGAATAGCTTGCCACTCAGGAAGGAACTAGACCGTTTGAAAGGTGAACTCTCTCGTCAGCTACACCTCTCTGATATTAG ATGGCAGAGGAGCTGGGGTATTGCTCATCGGTGTAGCCAGCTACATAGTCTAAGTCGGTTAGCTCAACAGAGCCCAGAAGCACTAAGGAATGCAAAAG GACACACAGTGATATTTACAGACCGTTCAGGTATGAGTGCAACAGGCTACATTATGCTAGGAACGATGGATGTCCACCACCACTGGACCAAA GTTTTTGAGAGATTGCCAAGTTATGCCACACTTCAAAGAAAAGGGCTGCTTTTGGAGGACCGCATAAGCCATCTCTTAGGAGGCATACAGATAACTTACATGGAAGATCTGCAGCCAATGCTGATGCTTGAAGAGTATTATTCTGTTCTCGATGGTTTTTATAACAGAGTACGTAACAGCAGGCTTTCGTTTCACCCTCATAGTCTGCGAGGATTGCAAATGATTCTGGAGAG TGACAGGTATGCGCCAAACCTGCATGAACTCGGACACTTTATCATCCCAACAGTGTGTGATCCAGCAACCCTCCAGTGGTTTATCATTGCCAAAGCACAACAAGCAAGAGAAAAATTGAAAAGGAAGGAAGa GTCAAAGGTGCTAGAAAAGGAGCTGATCAAGACTTCTGCTGAGAAACTTTCTCTTCAGCGGCTCTACAAGGAGCCCAGTGTTTCCAGCGTGCAGATGATACATTCGTGCAATAAACTGTTGGAGGAGTCTCTGCCATCCCTGCAAGGCATGCATCTCTGCATTTCCCACTTCTATTCTGTGCTGCAGGATGGAGACCTCTGTATCCCCTGGAACTGGAAAAGCTGA